From a region of the Dehalococcoidia bacterium genome:
- a CDS encoding MBL fold metallo-hydrolase, which produces MREFTRRRFIVVGAAGIAAAYVSAACGDDGNGGVASPAPDATAPAAAASPTVDAGADRGAAGLQWFGQSMFLLTSPGGTTVLLDPFGEIGYTLPPPLNSDVATITHEHPDHSNDALAGTATVLRGLTADGWADIDETIGDVNIRTVQTCHAASQGSERGRNAVFVFETGGLRIAHLGDLGHVLTDEQRTGIGQVDALMVPVGGGFTLDAAAATQVAGQLDAKIAFPMHYQTERVTFLRDTAEPFLVGKTVERAGSTTIRLSAADLPAALTAYVLDYE; this is translated from the coding sequence ATGCGTGAGTTCACACGACGCAGATTTATCGTCGTCGGCGCGGCTGGCATCGCTGCGGCGTACGTGAGCGCCGCCTGCGGCGACGACGGCAACGGCGGCGTCGCTTCGCCTGCCCCCGACGCGACAGCCCCCGCAGCCGCGGCATCGCCCACGGTCGACGCAGGCGCCGACCGCGGCGCCGCCGGACTGCAGTGGTTCGGCCAGTCGATGTTTCTGCTCACGAGCCCGGGCGGCACGACGGTGCTGCTCGACCCCTTCGGCGAAATCGGCTACACGCTGCCGCCGCCCCTCAACAGCGACGTGGCGACGATCACGCACGAGCATCCCGACCACAGCAACGACGCGCTCGCCGGCACGGCGACCGTGCTGCGCGGACTCACCGCCGACGGCTGGGCGGACATCGACGAGACGATCGGCGACGTCAACATCCGCACGGTCCAGACGTGTCACGCCGCGTCGCAGGGCAGCGAACGCGGCCGCAACGCCGTCTTCGTATTCGAGACTGGGGGGCTGCGTATCGCGCACCTCGGCGACCTCGGTCACGTCCTTACCGACGAACAGCGCACCGGCATCGGGCAGGTCGACGCGCTGATGGTGCCCGTCGGCGGCGGATTTACGCTCGATGCCGCCGCCGCCACGCAAGTGGCAGGCCAGCTCGACGCGAAGATCGCCTTTCCCATGCACTACCAGACGGAGCGCGTGACGTTCCTCCGGGACACCGCCGAACCGTTCCTCGTCGGCAAGACCGTCGAGCGCGCCGGCAGCACCACGATCCGCCTCAGCGCCGCCGACTTGCCCGCCGCCCTGACCGCGTACGTCCTCGATTATGAGTGA
- a CDS encoding phosphatase PAP2 family protein gives MSPAARWTAMAVATLIAAVTLSIAVALDDVLPGEARVLREIQSWDWLGGAFADTVRFVTTTQVVVISGIAVAVALWLLGERRAAVTLAIALALLEIAQPSIKEIVDRPRPSAGLVEIRGSITSPSFPSGHVMSPTVLYGVLATLAMKRGAWSSALRATIVVFSALLLLATALVNLYLGVHWPTDVIGGWLWGAVVGCAAFAIARWLPLEDRPR, from the coding sequence ATGTCACCCGCCGCGCGCTGGACGGCGATGGCCGTCGCGACGCTGATCGCCGCGGTCACGCTGTCGATCGCCGTCGCGCTCGACGACGTGCTGCCCGGCGAAGCGCGCGTCCTGCGCGAGATCCAGTCGTGGGACTGGCTCGGCGGCGCGTTCGCCGACACCGTGCGCTTCGTGACGACGACGCAGGTCGTCGTGATCAGCGGCATCGCCGTCGCCGTCGCGCTCTGGTTGCTCGGCGAGCGTCGTGCGGCCGTCACGCTCGCGATCGCGCTGGCGCTGCTCGAGATCGCGCAGCCATCGATCAAGGAGATCGTCGATCGCCCGCGGCCGAGCGCCGGTCTCGTGGAGATCCGCGGCAGCATCACGAGCCCGAGCTTTCCGTCGGGGCACGTCATGAGCCCGACCGTGCTCTACGGCGTGCTTGCGACGCTCGCGATGAAGCGCGGTGCCTGGTCGAGCGCGCTACGCGCCACGATCGTCGTCTTCAGCGCACTACTGCTCCTGGCGACGGCGCTCGTGAACCTTTACCTGGGAGTCCACTGGCCGACCGACGTGATCGGCGGCTGGCTCTGGGGCGCCGTCGTCGGGTGCGCCGCCTTCGCCATCGCGCGATGGCTGCCGCTGGAAGATCGACCGCGCTGA